A genomic window from Paenibacillus sp. FSL K6-0276 includes:
- the ilvD gene encoding dihydroxy-acid dehydratase, with amino-acid sequence MATKKMRSDMIKKGFDRAPHRSLLRAAGVKEEDFGKPFIAVCNSYIDIVPGHVHLQEFGKIVKEAIREAGGVPFEFNTIGVDDGIAMGHIGMRYSLPSREIIADALETVVSAHWFDGMVCIPNCDKITPGMMMGALRVNIPTMFVSGGPMKAGVDSKGKKLSLTSVFEGVGAHQVGKINDAELLELEQFGCPTCGSCSGMFTANSMNCLAEALGLALPGNGTILAVADERREFVRRSATQLMELIKLDLKPRDIVTKESLDNAFALDMAMGGSTNTVLHTLALAQEAGIDYPLERINEVANRVPYLAKLAPASDIFIEDVDRAGGVSAVLNELLKKPGALYGECMTVTGKTLAENVIGHEIQDTSVIHTIDNPYSERGGLAVLYGNLAPEGSIIKVGAVDASVGGYHKGPAICFDSQESALEGIANGKVKEGHVVVIRYEGPKGGPGMPEMLAPTSQIVGMGLGAKVGLITDGRFSGASRGISIGHISPEAAEGGPIAFVEDGDIIELDLNNRKIELLVDEEVLAVRRTGWKGFEPKVKTGYLARYSKMVTNASNGAVLKI; translated from the coding sequence ATGGCAACCAAGAAAATGCGTTCAGACATGATTAAAAAAGGCTTTGACCGTGCTCCACACCGTAGTCTCCTGCGTGCAGCCGGAGTAAAAGAAGAAGATTTCGGAAAGCCGTTTATTGCGGTCTGCAATTCCTATATTGATATTGTTCCAGGTCATGTGCATCTGCAAGAGTTCGGTAAGATCGTTAAGGAAGCGATTCGCGAAGCTGGCGGCGTACCTTTTGAATTCAATACGATCGGCGTAGATGACGGCATCGCAATGGGACATATCGGCATGCGTTATTCACTGCCAAGCCGTGAGATCATCGCTGACGCTTTGGAAACTGTAGTTTCCGCGCACTGGTTCGATGGCATGGTCTGCATCCCTAACTGCGATAAAATCACACCGGGTATGATGATGGGCGCACTGCGTGTCAACATCCCAACCATGTTCGTAAGCGGCGGTCCAATGAAAGCCGGCGTAGATAGTAAAGGTAAAAAGCTCTCCCTTACCTCGGTATTTGAGGGCGTAGGTGCTCACCAAGTTGGCAAAATCAACGATGCTGAATTGCTTGAATTAGAACAATTCGGTTGTCCTACCTGCGGATCTTGTTCGGGAATGTTCACGGCCAATTCCATGAACTGCTTGGCAGAAGCACTTGGACTGGCATTGCCGGGTAATGGTACCATCCTAGCTGTAGCTGATGAGCGCAGAGAATTTGTACGCAGATCCGCTACTCAACTGATGGAATTGATTAAGTTAGATCTTAAACCAAGAGATATCGTAACTAAAGAATCACTCGATAACGCTTTTGCACTGGATATGGCAATGGGCGGATCCACCAATACGGTGCTACACACCCTTGCACTGGCTCAAGAAGCTGGTATCGATTATCCGCTTGAACGCATTAACGAAGTTGCTAACCGTGTTCCTTACTTGGCGAAACTGGCTCCGGCATCCGATATTTTCATTGAAGATGTGGACCGCGCGGGCGGCGTTAGTGCCGTATTGAATGAACTGCTTAAGAAACCGGGTGCTCTGTACGGAGAATGTATGACGGTTACCGGCAAAACATTAGCCGAGAACGTAATCGGACATGAAATCCAAGATACTTCCGTAATTCATACGATCGATAACCCTTACTCCGAAAGAGGCGGTCTCGCCGTACTTTACGGCAACCTGGCTCCTGAAGGTTCCATCATTAAAGTAGGTGCAGTAGATGCTTCTGTAGGTGGATATCACAAAGGTCCTGCGATCTGCTTTGATTCCCAAGAATCTGCACTCGAAGGTATCGCTAATGGCAAGGTTAAAGAAGGCCATGTAGTCGTTATCCGTTATGAAGGTCCAAAGGGTGGACCCGGAATGCCGGAAATGTTAGCTCCTACTTCACAAATCGTTGGTATGGGTCTTGGTGCGAAGGTCGGTCTGATTACAGACGGACGTTTCTCGGGTGCTTCCCGCGGAATCAGCATCGGCCACATTTCTCCAGAGGCGGCTGAAGGCGGCCCAATCGCTTTTGTTGAAGATGGCGATATCATTGAACTCGATCTCAACAACCGTAAGATTGAACTACTGGTTGACGAAGAAGTATTGGCGGTTCGCCGTACTGGCTGGAAAGGTTTTGAACCTAAAGTTAAGACTGGTTACCTGGCTCGTTACTCCAAAATGGTTACCAACGCAAGTAACGGTGCAGTACTGAAGATTTAA
- a CDS encoding HAD-IA family hydrolase, giving the protein MPLLHINDECIPCSGILFDKDGTLLDLLATWGYWAELVLRGMEDQLAIMGTDFIVDRSKVLGTQHDATGKLIGYDPAGPLTMATEEENYGVLAWQLYTAGVPWNEALTRVRSIAKDAMYELRRCRTAQPLEGLYPFLEQCAAASLKLGVVTSDGAKTTQEHLDWLGITQYFDSVVTRDRVLNGKPAPEMAKLACRELGLSPEVTIIIGDSNADMQLGKGAGLRLAVGITNMGDGKHLIDADVIISSFNELRITY; this is encoded by the coding sequence ATGCCATTACTACATATTAACGATGAGTGCATTCCCTGTTCAGGAATATTGTTCGACAAGGATGGCACGTTATTGGATCTATTAGCCACATGGGGGTATTGGGCCGAGCTTGTACTGCGTGGGATGGAAGATCAGCTTGCGATTATGGGAACCGATTTTATTGTAGATCGAAGTAAAGTGCTTGGTACACAGCATGATGCTACGGGTAAGTTGATTGGTTATGATCCTGCAGGGCCGCTCACCATGGCTACAGAGGAAGAAAATTATGGTGTGCTCGCATGGCAGCTGTACACTGCGGGCGTTCCTTGGAATGAAGCGTTGACCCGTGTGAGGAGTATAGCTAAGGACGCGATGTATGAATTGCGCAGATGCCGCACGGCCCAGCCGCTAGAAGGGCTTTATCCCTTTCTGGAACAATGCGCTGCTGCATCGCTCAAGCTAGGCGTGGTTACTTCAGATGGTGCAAAGACCACTCAGGAGCATCTGGATTGGCTTGGAATTACACAATATTTTGATTCGGTAGTTACAAGAGACAGAGTATTAAACGGAAAACCCGCACCTGAAATGGCTAAATTAGCCTGCAGGGAGCTGGGACTTTCGCCTGAAGTGACGATTATTATCGGTGACAGTAATGCAGATATGCAATTAGGTAAAGGTGCAGGCTTACGCCTCGCCGTTGGAATCACCAACATGGGCGATGGGAAGCACCTGATTGACGCAGATGTGATTATTTCTAGCTTTAATGAGCTACGGATCACTTACTGA
- a CDS encoding alpha/beta hydrolase — translation MLKKRITKRRIGLIVLIILVVAGLLLWRYLTPYAPAEEAETALISSGGVTVEQNDNWISFEPSITKGASIIFYPGALVKPEAYSPLAKGIAAAGHPFYIAKMPLNLAVTKGDAAEEIIRVHPKQSFVLGGHSLGGVMASRYAVEHADQLEGVFFLASYPDEKGSLRETTLSVLSVVGTEDQVIDRDSYSKGRSYLPDNTVYSSIVGGNHAQFGSYGPQKGDGEATISEEEQQNDTVRAMLDWLGNLR, via the coding sequence ATGTTGAAGAAAAGAATAACTAAACGTCGTATCGGTTTAATTGTACTAATCATTCTTGTTGTAGCCGGTTTGCTGCTGTGGAGGTATCTAACTCCATATGCACCAGCTGAAGAAGCGGAAACTGCACTGATTTCAAGTGGTGGAGTTACAGTCGAACAGAATGACAACTGGATCTCGTTCGAACCTTCCATTACTAAAGGTGCCTCGATCATATTTTACCCTGGAGCTCTGGTGAAACCAGAAGCTTACTCCCCACTTGCGAAGGGCATCGCTGCTGCGGGGCATCCTTTCTACATCGCCAAAATGCCGCTTAATTTAGCAGTAACAAAAGGCGATGCCGCAGAAGAGATTATTCGTGTGCATCCGAAGCAATCTTTTGTTCTAGGTGGACATTCACTTGGGGGCGTCATGGCGTCACGTTATGCAGTTGAGCATGCGGACCAGCTTGAAGGTGTATTTTTCTTGGCCTCTTATCCGGATGAAAAAGGTAGTTTACGTGAGACCACTTTGTCAGTATTGTCGGTAGTGGGTACTGAGGATCAAGTGATTGACAGAGACAGCTACAGCAAAGGTCGCTCCTATCTGCCAGATAATACGGTGTATAGTTCAATCGTCGGTGGAAATCATGCTCAGTTTGGAAGCTATGGACCACAAAAAGGAGACGGGGAAGCAACCATTTCTGAGGAAGAGCAGCAAAATGACACAGTACGCGCTATGCTGGATTGGCTAGGGAATCTCAGATAG